Within Limanda limanda chromosome 17, fLimLim1.1, whole genome shotgun sequence, the genomic segment AACTAAAGGAAAGACtttgttaaagtgtaaaatgtAGATAGTGTTGAGTTTCTCTGCACCAGCCAGTGAACAGGAAAccagtgcagcagctgcagtgtgtggtTCCGTGAGCACGTTGCTCCTACAGGTCCGCTTGGTTCTGTTCGGatcctctgaggagaatctAGATATTTCAGAAACTCATCACAGGAGCTGAAAGGATCTTGTGGGTCTCAAATCCACACCAGCTCCACGGATCCTCTGAGAACATGATGTCATGGTTCAAAGGAAGGGATTGTTCAGTGGGCGGAGCTAGTTTGATCTCTTCAGcataagttaccatggtgatttaccccgATATCAAGTGAACGAGCATCGTAGGACTGAAAACTCGgaattaaacctgaagttatCCGGCTTCATAATACAGGGCCCAGGACCAATGACTCTGATCAGACAATGCCCAGGGTCAGACTTGGATGACAGACCAGAAATGGGACTAGACCGGGACCTGATTCAGGACCAATAGGAAACTGAATCAGGTCAGGGCAGTTAttctgctataggtctagaatgtcgggggacacatgacacaccgagcttctctctcctcttctccatccttatcacatcaaagtaattcttatctcatcagtacatgtttctgacccttgaccccttccccggagtccctgtGCCTTATCGCCCCCAGATCCAGgcccacagctgtggccgcaccatggattataattgtggatcgcgtgtcggaggtctcggtggtggatccagtttggtggattctatatcgtgcgggatgatcgtaataataatggaggatcctttatTGCGTTGGCATCAGATAATGGTGGTGAACCaggaccgaggtggcagctgatgatggattctaactggtggcagtggacaataactgtggactatagtggatcaggtcttgatgctggatcatgatcttgctgctgaccagagactatgatgcagcaggactgcttgatatatagtatttctCATCAGATACttgacatctgtgtcacttgtgtccgtcctgggagacggatcctcacatgtgtctctctgaggtttctacgtatctttacctgttaaaaggtttttagtagtttgtcctgactcttgctgagggttaaggacagaggatgtctcaccatgttaaagccctatgagacaaactgtgatttgtgaatatgattgattgatgattgaatGAACCCTTTATTTGCTGACAGTATGACAATATCACAATGAGATCATCAGTTTGGAATGCAGAACCAACAGAGGCTAACATTTATGCTAGTTAGCGCGGCAACCATGGGGGTGGGGCTACAGAATGCATATGATGTCATCTGCGGGGAGGTGCTTTGCGGTGGAGAGGCGGGGCTACAGGGTGCAGTTGGCTTCTGGAGAGAGTCGGCATTTGGCCACGGTCAGATACGTCTCCACCTGTAAACACAGATGTCGTCATTATTACATCATGATTACATCATTACATCATCATTACATTTTCAGTGCCCCCACCTTGTGCATATCCTTTTTAAAGCAGGCGAACAGTTCGTAGTTTCGTCTGAATGACTCATCGACTCCGACGCTCTGGTAGTAGTTTCCGTACGGCGTGAGCTGGATCACCGAGCTCTCAGAGAATCCACCTGCTCCGTCCTGATTGGCCTGATGGGTGAGGTGGTCAGTCAGACATCTGATCTGATTCATCAGATCTGACCTGAGTGTAGATGTGTTCTCACCTCTATCAGCTTCATGAGTCCCGTCTTCAGCTCCGACAGTTTGGACGTAACCTGGGTCCTCACAGCGAAACCTGCGACCAGGAAGCGACTGGAAAACTCCCAGGACTCAATCAATCGATAAGAGATCGATAACAGCTTCAAAACCTGGACCAGAGGAATCAATTAACCATCAATCAATGATACTCACTCTAATGTGGGTcctaattcaattcaatttactGTACTGTGTATTACTTTGTGCAGTATAAtctagtactgtgtagtactgtctTTATTACTTTGTGTAGTACTATCTAGTACTGTGTGTATTACTTTGTGAACTACTGTGCAGTACTCACTGAGCTGCGTTGTGTCTCGTGTTTGTCGATCGGACTCAAGAAATAATCAGAATGACAAAAATCTTGTAAAAAGATTTTGTTGAGTTGACGTTGATCCTCCAACTGAAGAGAGTTCtcctacacaacacagacacacaattatacacaacatacacacacactgtgatccTCCGACTGTAGAGAGTTCtcctacacaacacagacacacaattatacaaaacacacgcacacacacttacgaAGTCACTGAAGAGTTTCTTAGCAACCAGGTGAAGATACTGAACTCGACCAACTGCGATCGAGAACAGACGCTGGttctctgtgattggctgagaggaCACGCCCACACACATGACTGACAGCAGGAGGatgactgacacagacaggtgagaaacagacataatatatataaatatcatagatataatatattaatgatgatgatgaagactgAGGATTGAGGtttgaaccgccaaccttctggtgACTCTACCCCTCggccactgcccccccccccccaccaaatCAAATATTGATGtaacaaatataaaatcataATAAATATACTGAACATGGAACAGTTTCTAAAAAAATTATTGAATCACTGATCTCACCTCTGTTCATGGCTGGTTCTAGTTCAGGTTTTAGTTCAAGTTCTAGTTCAGGTTCTAGTTCTGGtactggttctggttctggttctggttctggttctgcttcaggttcaggtccaggttcagttcaggttcaggttcagttcTTCAGTGTGCTGTGATGTTTTCAGTTCAGACTTTTAAAGCAGaaaactcatttaaattcattaaattCATCAACAGAAACATGAAACGGACaaacaacctgtgtgtgtgtgttttaccttcACAATAACATGTATACAACATTATAATGTGACGTCAGTACAGAAATGAATCCAGGTTTTCGTTTAAATGAATTATAATTAAGATGTTACTTAAAAGAACTAACTCAACAAGATATTATTTAATCATTAGAAATATTTTCTACTGTAGAATTAATAATttacaatttgtacaatttttgACAGTAGATTGTGTTGTTTAACATTAGAGTGTATTCTTATCAGtggaatttattttaaatgtcaaacttAATCTTTTAACTCTTGTAACTTACATTACATGTCAGAACCAAAGCGACTTAGAATAAGTATCTTAAACATCTACTCAGttgggggttcagtatcttgcagatggggaagactggggattgaactgccgaccttgTGTTTGGGAACGACCGCTCTtcacctcagccacagccactgTGAATGTATCATCTGACAAAATGATTCCGTTTTTTCACTAATAGGGTTCGGGTTAATTTCAAAcagtaaaacctttttttgacagcagcatttatcatataacagtagatttttttctttaaatgtagaattcatttattttttgcacAAATTATCATATAACAGTAGAATCTATTGTATGATAGAATAATACAAATTTTCTACCAGTAGAGGGTAGTGTTTAGATATTTAATCCAATAtcattcatcagctgatcatgttttgaaacaatatatatatatttagaaccTAACCCCCTAACTTTACCCTAACCCGAACCTGAATTAGTAATTTAAAAACTGGGCTTTTATTTATGTCATTAATGACCACTCATCCTTAGCTGTTGAATATTTTAGAATCATACAGTCGGAGCTGAACTTTGACTCAAAACATTTAAGCtcagatttaaatgttttctttatgatttaatttgttttcatgcagatGAGATCTGACgatctgaaaaacacaaacataaaaacaccattttggtttgtttgtgaaatgaagcagcagctttttaaaatcttattttaACGTCACAGTTGAGGAATAAATGATTTTCTGTATGTGAAGCAGATCAGATTTACTGATTTTAACATGTAAAGGGgtgaaactgtttttaaaaactgatgtttttcttcGCAAAGGTTTGAATTTATTCAGAACTGAAACTGATCCGAGGTCAGACGTTATCCAGAGTTACATCACAGGAAATTGAATAAATTCATAACTGTCACTGATCCGAGGTCAAACGTTGAGTTTTACCACAGGAacctgaataaatgaatgactgACCAACACCCAGGCAACAgagaagatgaacacaacaaTCTGACTGACAGCCTTTCCctaacaacagcaacaacaacaacaacaacaacgccAAAACAACTCTAACTGCTTCAATAGTTTTTGTTGTTGGTACTTTGTAACAGTTATGTGAGTGCATCATTCTGTTGCTTATTATTTGGAATAATACAAACAGAGAGTGTTTGCCAGTGTTAATTGTGTGGATGCCTTCCTGAgcgtttttcttgttttgattgTGGGAGTTGATagtgtttttaatttctcaattttcttctgtttaaaacTGACTGTCGTGCGTAATGGAACTTTTTGCAGATGATTTTATCAGTGTCCCTATCACGGCTCCATGGAGTCTGCAGTTCTTGTCAGAGCAGGTTCCATATTCCAATGTGAGTCAGTACATTCGCCATGTTCCACTTTTCTGAGAGAAAGATGTCGATAGATATTTTACAGTCTTTGAGTGTGTTGCAACAACTTTAAAGTGGCCTAAAGAGTTTTGGACTCTTCTGCTGCGGTGCGTACTCACTGGTAAAGCTCAGGACGTTTATGCAGCATTTTTGTTGACTTATGTGTGTAAAATATGCTCTCAATTGTTACTAGATTACTTCAGCTTTAGTTTATGTGGAAGcaggtgatgtgtgatgaattaTGACAGCCAATAAGAGATGCTGTATATGGCACAGAATTTTGTGTGACGCGTTCAATAAAGTTTTCCTGGTCTAGCACTGAGTGTGCACGAAGAACACTGTCGCAAACTAACCCTAAAGACAGCCGTCATTATGAGTTTAGCAAATCCAGTATTTTGTGGGCATACATGCTCGTTACAGAGGCATAGCTGCAACAATTTAGCAATTATAAAAAACATGAGTCTCCAACATTTGTCGAATTTGCATGTGAGAAAGAGACATAATTTGACCATAGGTGTTGAGTGTGGCAGGTTAAAACGTTTGAGGATCTTAAATCCTTGGTGCTTATCGAGGAGTTTAAAAACTGTTTACCTGAGCAGGTTGTCACTTATCTGAACAGAAGGCTGTAGTTGTCTAATGCTGCGATTCTTGCTGAGGATAATGTACTCATCCATAAACCAGCGTTTGAGAGGTCCGTTGTGTACACTTGGTTTAATGATCATCCCTGTCCAGGTGTTTCTTTGTTGCACATTGTCTCACtttggagaagaagaagaaaaagtgcTAAATCTATTGCTTTAGTTAAAACTTCCAGTCCAGTGTCTGAGCTGTGTCCTGTGAAGGGTCAGTTTGAGCTGGAGATTCATGTTCCGTTCCGTATGGATGGCACTGTGTCCTTAACTAGGGAAAGGGACATATtcctgattagaatttggagGGATACTGCAGCATCACAGTCC encodes:
- the gh1 gene encoding somatotropin, with the protein product MNRVILLLSVMCVGVSSQPITENQRLFSIAVGRVQYLHLVAKKLFSDFENSLQLEDQRQLNKIFLQDFCHSDYFLSPIDKHETQRSSVLKLLSISYRLIESWEFSSRFLVAGFAVRTQVTSKLSELKTGLMKLIEANQDGAGGFSESSVIQLTPYGNYYQSVGVDESFRRNYELFACFKKDMHKVETYLTVAKCRLSPEANCTL